The Bartonella sp. TP genomic sequence TTCTTGGGTCTTGTTATGCTACTATAGGGGCTGTTTCCAATCCAGATCACTCTAATATCAAAGATGGTAAAGCAGGTCGGTCTAGATGGCGAGGTAAGCGCCCTCATGTCCGTGGTGTTGCTATGAATCCAGTTGATCACCCGCATGGTGGCGGTGAAGGTCGTACTTCAGGCGGGCGTCATCCAGTTTCCCCTTGGGGGAAGCCTACTAAAGGCAAAAAAACACGTTCTAATAAACTTACTGATAAGTTTATTATGAGGTCACGTCATCAGCGCAAAAAATAAGTGAGGAATTTTTACCGTGTCACGTTCAATTTGGAAAGGACCATTTGTTGATGGGTATCTGCTTAAAAAAGCTGATACTGTTAAAAATAGTGGTCGTCATGATGTTATAAAGATGTGGAGTAGGCGGTCTACAATTTTGCCTCAATTTGTAGGATTAACCTTTGCAGTATATAATGGTATTAAGCATATACCGGTTTCGGTTACTGAAGAAATGGTTGGGCATAAATTTGGAGAATTTTCTCCTACTAGAACTTATTACGGCCATGGGGCCGATAAAAAGGCAAAGAGGAAATAGTAATAATGAGTAAATCTAAGACTCCTCGCTATTTGAAAGATGATGAAGCTAAGGCTGTAACTAAGTCTATACGTGTTAGTCCACAAAAGTTGCAGTTAGTTGCTGCTATGATACGTAATAAAAACGTCGCTGTTGCTTTGGCTGAGTTACAATTTTCAAGAAAAAGAATCGCGCTAACTGTTAAGAAGACTCTTGAATCTGCTATTTCAAATGCGGAAAATAATCACAATTTAGATATTGATAGGTTGGTTGTTAAAGAATCATATGTGGGTAAAGCTATGGTTATGAAGCGTTTTCATGTTCGAGGTCGTGGCCGAGCTAGTAGAATAGAAAAACCTTTTTCTCATCTTACTATAATTGTTAAACAAATGCCTGATACAGAGGAGGCGGCGTAATGGGTCAAAAGATAAATCCAATTGGCTTGCGTTTGGGGATAAATCGCACTTGGGATTCAAAGTGGTATGCCGATTCTGGGGATTTTGGAAATTTACTACATAATGATTTAAAGATTAGATCTCTGATTAATAAGGAAATTAAACAAGCTGGTATTTCAAAAATTTTTATAGAGAGACCGCATCGTAAATGTCGAATTACTATTTATTGCGCTCGTCCGGGGCTGCTTATTGGTAAAAAGGGTGCTGAAATTGAAAAGTTACGTCGCCGTATTGCGCTTGTGGCAAATTCTGAGGTTTCCCTTAATATAGTTGAGGTTCGTAAGCCTGAGATTGACGCTAATTCTATTGCTAGCTCTATAGCGCAGCAGCTAGAACGGCGTGTCGCTTTTCGTAGGGCTATGAAAAGAGCTGTACAAGCTGCTATGCGATTAGGCGCAGAAGGTATCAGAATTAATTGTTCAGGTCGCCTTGGCGGTGCTGAAATTGCTCGTATGGAGTGGTATAGGGAAGGTCGTGTTCCTCTTCATACCTTGCGTGCTGATATAGATTATGGCACGGCAGAAGCTCTTACAGCGTATGGCATCTGTGGTGTAAAAGTTTGGGTCTTTAAAGGCGAAATTTTGGAACATGATGTTATGGCTGCTGAGCGACGTTTTTTAGATGGTGATAGTTTGAATAAAACAGCTGGTCGTCGTCATGAGAACGCTTAAGCGTTAATGTAAAGGGATATGGGAGTATACTGAAATGTTACAGCCAAAGCGCACAAAATTTCGAAAGCAATTTAAAGGGCGGATTCATGGTGTTTCTAAGGGCGGAGTTGAATTAAATTTTGGAACTTATGGCATTAAAGCTCTTGAGCCAGAACGTGTAACTGCTAGGCAAATTGAAGCGGCTAGGCGTGCAATTACTCGTTATATGAAAAGAGCTGGTCGTGTTTGGATCCGAATTTTTCCAGATCTTCCTGTCACAGCGAAGCCAACTGAGGTTCGTATGGGAAAGGGTAAGGGTAGCGTAGATTATTGGGCTATGCGTGTGGCTCCTGGTCGTATTCTATTTGAGTTGGACGGAGTATCAGAGGAAATTGCTCGTGAAGCTTTTAGATTAGGCGCTGCTAAATTGCCTGTAAAAACTCGTTTTGTGCAACGTATTATTGATTAGGTTTTATGGTGAGGATTAAATGAAGTTATCAGAGTTAAAACTACAATCGCTTGATCAGCTGCGTGAAGAGCTTTCTAAATTAAAAAAAGAACAGTTTAATTTACGTTTTCAACAGGCAGCTGGACAAGTAGAAAAAACTTCAGATATTAAAAAGGTGCGACGTCAAATTGCTCGCGTTCGCACAATAGTCTGTCAAAAAGCTAAATAAAGAATAAGGATCTACTGAGTATGCCAAAGCGTGTTTTACAAGGTGTTGTCTCCAGTAATAAGGGTGATAAGACTGTTGTTGTTAAAGTTGAACGTCGTTTTTCTCACCCGCTTTTGAAAAAGACTGTGAGTCAGACAAAAAAATATAAAGCTCATGATGAGCACAATGCTTTTAATATTGGAGATCAAGTTTCTATTCAAGAATCGCGACCGATTTCCAAAGATAAATGTTGGATAGTTTTAGCAAATAATAGTTAATTTGCTTGTAACTTAAAATAATTGTTTGACAGTTGATCTTAGTTATGTCAAACATGTTGTGATGAATTAATTATGAAGGAAGGCAGCTAGCTATGATTCAGATGCAAACCAATCTTGATGTCGCAGATAATTCCGGTGCTCGTCGTGTTATGTGCATCAAAGTGCTAGGCGGGTCTAAGCGTAAATTTGCTTCGGTGGGAGATATTATAGTGGTTTCCGTTAAAGAAGCTATCCCGCGCGCGCGGGTTAAAAAGGGTGATGTTATGAAAGCCGTTGTTGTTCGTACGGCAAAGGACATACGCCGCGCTGACGGTAGTGTAATTAGATTTGATAATAATGCTGCAGTTTTGGTAGATAATAAAAAAGAGCCGATAGGGACTCGTATTTTTGGACCTGTCCCTCGTGAACTTCGTGGTAAGGGGCATATGAAAATTGTGTCACTGGCACCAGAAGTTCTGTAAGGAGTTAAGTAAATGCAGAAAATAAAAAAAGGCGATAAGGTTGTCGTGCTTTCTGGTAAGGATAAGGGGCGATCTGGTATTGTTTTAGAGGTGCATATTAGGGACAATTGCGTTGTTGTAGAAAATATTAATATTGTAAAACGGCATCAAAAACAGAATCAAAAGCAAGAAGGTGGCATAATTAGTAAAGAAGCTCCAATTCATTTGTCCAATGTCGCTATTCTTGATGTTACAACAGGCAGGCCAACTAGAATCGGTTTTATTATTGAAGATGGTAAGAAGCTGAGAGTGTCTAAGCGTTCAGGAGAAAAAATAGATGGCTGAGTATACGCACGAAGCACGTTTGAAGAAATATTATAAAGATGTTGTTTCCAAGCAGCTTTTGGAGCAGTTCTCGTATATTAATGAATTGCAAATCCCTCGTATTTCTAAGATTGTACTTAATATGGGAGTAGGTGAGGCTGTTGGTGATTCAAAGAAGCCAACGACGGCGGCAGCTGATCTTAGTTTGATTGCAGGGCAAAAAGCCGTAGTTACACGAGCAAAGAACTCTATCGCTGGGTTTAAGGTGCGGGAGAACATGCCTTTGGGTGCAAAAGTTACTTTGCGTAAAAATCATATGTATGAGTTTATTGATCGCTTGATTAATATTGCTTTGCCTCGTGTTCGTGACTTCCGCGGGCTTAACCCAAAGAGCTTTGATGGTAGAGGCAATTTTGCATTTGGTTTAAAAGAACATATAGTTTTTCCAGAAATTAATTATGATAAAGTTGATCAGATTTGGGGTATGGATATAATTGTTTGTACTACGGCGAAAACGGATAATGAGGCACGGGAGTTACTCAAGGCCTTTAATTTTCCTTTTCGTATTACACAAAAAGGTAAGTGAGATTAGATGGCTAAGGTAAGTTCAGTTCAAAAAAACAATCGTCGTAAGGAATTGGTTAAAAGTAATTTTAATCGTCGTAAGCGTCTTAAAGATTTAGTTATGAATCAATCGCTTCCGCTTGAAGAGCGGTTTAAGGCAACTATAAAATTAGCTGAAATGCCTAGAAATTCTGCAAAGAATCGTATTCGTAATAGATGCGAGGTTTCTGGGCGTCCACGTGCTTATTATCGTAAATTAAAGATGTCTCGTATAGCTTTGCGTGAGCTTGGGTCTCTGGGTTATATCCCGGGTATTGTTAAATCTAGCTGGTAAAAGGAACTATTATGTCGATATCTGATCCTATAGGTGATATGCTTACTCGTATAAGAAACGCTGTAGCTCGTAGAAAAGAAAAAATTGAAACTCCTGCTTCTACTTTACGGCTGCGAGTTTTGCAGGTGTTGAAAGCTGAGGGATATCTTAAAGATTTCTCTAAAATTGCTTATGAAAATGGTAAATCTAAAATACAAATTGAACTTAAATATTATGATGGGCAGCCAGTAATAAGAAAGTTGTCAAGAATTTCTAAGCCTGGACGTCGTGTTTATGTTTCAGTAGATTCTATCCCACAGATTTCGAATGGGCTGGGTGTTGCAATTTTGTCTACACCTCGTGGGGTTATGGCTGATCATGAAGCTAAGGAAAAAAATGTTGGCGGCGAGTTATTGTGCCAGATTTTTTAATAATAACTAAAATATGTTATAAAGAAGACAGGATAAGTTGATGTCTCGTATTGGTAAAAAACCTATTTCTCTTCCTTCTGGTGTTACAGCGGAGGTTTCTGGGCAAAAAGTAACAATTAAGGGGCCCAAGGGTCAATTAGTTTTTGTAGCTAATGATGAAATAATGTTAAAGTCAGTTGATAATTTTATTTCAGTCGAACCACGTGATCAAACTAAAAGTGCTCGTGCTAAGTGGGGGCTTTCTCGTAGTATGATTGAAAATTTGGTTAAAGGTGTTACAACTGGGTTTGAGAAGAAACTTGAAATTAATGGCGTGGGCTACCGGGCAGCTATGAAGGGGGCAGATGTGCAATTATCATTAGGTTTTAGCCATGATGTATTATATAAAGTGCCTTCTGGTGTGACTGTAGTTGTGCCAAAACCCACAGAGATTATTGTTTCTGGTATAGATAAGCAACAAGTTGGTCAAGTAGCTGCTGAAATTCGTGAATATCGCTCGCCGGAGCCATATAAGGGTAAGGGAATAAAATATGTTGATGAACGTGTAGTTCGTAAAGAAGGTAAGAAAAAGTAGGAAATAGCATTATGTCTTCGTCTAAAAAAATGATTCACCGTCGTGCTGCTAGAGTACGTCGTAAGCTTAAGGCGGTATCTGCCGATAGATTTCGTTTAAGTGTTTATCGATCTAACTTGAATATTTATGCTCAAATAATCGATGATTCTAAAGGTTTGACGCTTGTTTCCGCGTCTTCTTTGGATTCAATTTTAAAAAATGAGTTTAAAAATGGCGGTAACGTCAACGCTGCGATCGCTGTGGGAAAGCTGCTTGCGGAGCGTGCAATTAAGCAAGATATTTCAAAATTAGTGTTTGATAGGGGGGCTTACCTTTATCATGGTCGTGTGAAAGCTTTAGCCGATGCTGCTCGTGAAGGTGGTTTGGCTTTTTAATTTATTGTGCTTGGCTTAAGGTAAAGTTTTTAAGCTTGCATTAAATCGGAGTGCTTCCGGAAAAGAAAAAGGAATATAGGAATGGCACCAAAAGAACGAAATAATGATGAAAATCGAACTAATGCTTTTGTCGAACGTCTGGTTCATATCAATCGTGTAGCAAAAGTTGTTAAGGGTGGACGTAGGTTTGGTTTTGCTGCTCTTGTGGTGGTAGGGGATCAAAAAGGCAGAGTTGGTTTCGGGCATGGTAAGGCTCGTGAAGTTTCAGAGGCTGTTCGAAAAGCTACTGATGCAGCAAAGCGTGTTCTTATACGTGTTCCTTTGAATGCAGGTAGAACCTTGCATCATGACATAGAGGGCAGGCATGGAGCTGGTAAAGTTCTTTTACGTTCAGCTTCTGTTGGTACAGGAATTATAGCAGGTGGGCCTATGCGCGCAGTATTTGAAGCTGTAGGTGTACAAGATGTAGTTGCTAAATCTCTTGGGTCTTCTAATCCGTATAACATGGTTCGTGCAACTTTTGATGCTTTGCAAAAGCAAATACATCCGAGGACTATAGCTGCTCAAAGAGATTTGAAGTATGCAACTCTTCAAGCGCGACGTGGTCGTGTAAATGTAAGCGAATAAGTCGCTTTTGCTGTAAAAGGAATATGAAATGGTTAAGAAAGCCCCCTCTTCTAAAGGTTTGACAGTGAGACAAATTGGAAGTCCTATACGCCGCTCATCTAATCAACGCTCTACCTTAATTGGCCTGGGGTTGAATAAGTTAAATCGTGTACGTATTTTGGAAGATTCTCCGTCTATACGTGGAATGATTGCTAAAGTTAAACACTTAGTTTGTTTAGAAAGCTAAGTTATTAATTATATTTGGAGTAATTATTAATGAAATTGAATGAATTACGTGACTGTGAAGGTGCCATTACTGTCTCTAAGAGAGTTGGGCGCGGGATAGGTTCGGGCAAAGGTAAGACAGCTGGGCGGGGCGTAAAAGGCCAAAAATCTCGTTCTGGTGTTGCGATAAATGGTTTTGAGGGTGGTCAGATGCCTATTTATCGTCGTTTGCCAAAGCGAGGATTTAATAATATTTTTGCAAAGGAATTTAATATAATTTCTTTGGGACGTATACAGGCGGCTATTGATTCAAATAAAATCGATAGCTCTCAGGTGATTACCCAAGATTTACTTAAGCAAGCTGGGCTGATAAGTAAATTAAAGCAGGGCGTTAAGCTTTTGGCTGATGGCGAGCTTAAAACGAAATTAACTTTTGAGGTTTTTTCAGTTTCTAAAGTGGCGTTAAAAAAAGTTGAAAAAATTGGAGGGGTAGTTAAGATTTTAAAATTAGCCCCTTCTGCTTAATTTTAATGTTAAATTGAATTTTCTTATTTTTAAGGAGTTAATATATGGCTTCAGCTGTTGAGCAGCTTGCTTCTAATTTAGATTTTAAGGCTTTCTCTAAAGCAACGGAGTTAAAACAACGTATATTATTTACTCTTGTCGTATTGCTAGTTTTTCGCTTGGGTACTTATGTGCCTTTGCCTGGGATAAATACTGATGCTTTAAAAATGATGATGGCTCAGCATGCGAGCGGTATGTTGGGTATGTTTAATATGTTTGCTGGTGGTGCTGTCGGTCGTATGGCTGTTTTCGCTCTTGGAGTTATGCCGTATATTTCAGCATCAATTATTGTGCAGTTGTTGGTTACTGCCGTTCCTGCGTTAGAGAGTTTAAAAAATGAAGGGGAAGCAGGTCGCCGAACTATAGCCCAGTATACACGTTACGGCGCTTTAGTTTTAGCGATTTTCCAATCTTATGCTATAACTTTGGCTTTAGAAAGTGGGATGGGAACTAATTATCATCTGGTAATTGAACCCGGCTGGGGATTTAGATTTATCGCTATGGTTACTTTAATTGGTGGTACCATGCTGCTTATTTGGCTGGGTGAACAAATTACAAGTCGTGGAATAGGAAATGGGGCTTCTTTAATAATTTTTTCTGGAATTGTAGCCCAGTTGCCGTCTGCTTTTTTTAGTCTGTTGTCTGCTAATCGTTACGGTAATCTTTCATCTTTTGCTGTAGTTGGAATTATTTTATTAGTTTTTGCCGTAGTTTTTGCCGTAGTTTTTGCTGAAAGAGCGCAGAGAAGGCTTTTGATACAGTATCCTAAGCGGCAAATGGGAAATAGAATTTTTCAGGGAGAGTCTTCGCATTTACCATTAAAGTTAAATACTGCTGGTGTTATTCCTCCAATTTTTGCTTCTTCTTTATTAATGCTACCAGCAACTTTGACAAATTTTTCTTCACATATGCCACATTGGATACAGGGACTTGCTTATAATTTTGGTCGTGGCCAACCTTTATATATGATAAGCTTTGCTTTTTTAGTTATATTTTTTAGTTTTTTTTATACCTCTATTGTTTTTAATCCAGTTGATACAGCAGAACAATTAAAGAAACAATCCGGATTTATTCCAGGTTATCGTCCAGGCGCTCGTACTGCTGAATATATTGATTATGTGCTTACGCGTATAACAGTTATAGGATCTGTTTATATTGTTGCTATATGTCTTTTGCCGGAAGTTATCAGAATGCTTGTTCCTGTTATTCCTTTTCAACTTGGCGGAACCTCTTTGCTTATTGTTGTTAGCGTGACTTTAGATACGGTTGCACAAATACAGGGTTATTTGATGACTCATCAATATGAGGCGCTTATCAAAAAATCTAAGCTGAGGAAAGGTAAAAATCGGTGAGAAATTTTGTCTTTTTGGGACCGCCGGGCGCTGGAAAAGGAACACAGGCTAAAATTTTTTGTAATAAATATCATTTGAAGCATTTATCAACAGGGGATATGCTGAGAGAGGCTGTTAATCAAGAGACTGAGATAGGTATTATTGTCAAATCTCTTATGGCTGCTGGTGAGTTGGTAGATGATGAAACTGTGAACAGTCTTGTAGAAGAGGCTATAAAATCCTTGCCAGAATATCAAGGATTTATTTTAGATGGTTATCCCAGAACTGTTGAACAGGCTATCGTATTAAATTCTATTCTTTTAACTTATAATAAGCCTATAGATAAAGTTATAGGGTTTACTGTTAATGATACAATTTTATTAAAGCGAGTAAAGGCGCGTGCTAAGGCTGCGTCACAGCGCGGAAAATCTGTCAGAAGTGATGACAATCCCGAGACATTTGTTAAACGTTTGGCTGAATATAGAGAAAAAACTAAACCTCTTTTGGATTTTTACGATAACATTAATATATTAGAAAAAATTGATGCTATGGAAAAAATAGACATAGTTTCAGCACAAATAAATAATATTTTATTTACTAATTAAGATAGGGCATAATGTTATTTTTTAGTTGACAAAGGATGTATTTTTTGTAATTAAGGATTAGCGTGAATGTTATGATATATAAAGGAGACAAACGTGGCACGTATTGCTGGTGTTAATATTCCATCTGGAAAACGAGTAGTTATTGCTCTTCAGTACATTCATGGGATTGGACCAAAATTTGCACAAAAAATAGTAAACGAGGTAGGTTTATCATTAGACAAGCGTGTAAATGGTTTGTCTGATAGTGAAATTTTACGTATTCGTGAAATTATTGATCGTGATTATAAAGTCGAAGGTGATTTACGTCGTGAAGTTGCGATGAATATTAAGCGCTTAATGGATCTTGGTTGTTATCGTGGTTTAAGACACCGTCGTTCACTGCCTGTACGTGGGCAAAGAACGCATACTAATGCACGTACGCGTAAAGGTCCAGCTAAGGCGATTGCAGGCAAAAAGAAATAATTGCCTATTAATGATTATGATGTAGCTGCTGTGGTTCCGGCAGTGTAGATATCTTGAAAGGACAGGAATGGCAAAAGAATCTAGTAGAATTAAACGTAGAGAGAGAAAAAATATCTCTACGGGGGTGGTTCATATAAATTCAACTTTTAATAATACAATGATAACTATAACTGATGTTCAGGGAAATACTATAGCTTGGTCATCTGCAGGGGCGCATGGATTTAAAGGGTCGCGTAAATCTACCCCTTTCGCGGCACAGGTGGCCTCTGAAGATTGTGCTAAAAAAGCTCAAGAACATGGATTACGAACGGTTGAGGTTGAAATAGCAGGGCCTGGATCAGGTCGAGAGTCTGCTTTGCGGGCATTGCAATCTGTTGGTTTGGTTGTAACTTCTATACGTGATGTTACTCCAATAGCGCATAATGGTTGTCGTCCGCCAAAAAGGCGTCGTGTTTAAATTGGTTTAAAAAAGCTTGATAGCTTTTTTTGCTTATGTTAGCTACCACGAATGAATGGTGTTAGTGAAAATAGGAATTATAAATGTTTCAGAAAAATTGGCAAGAATTAATTAAGCCGAATAATGTTAAGATTAATCCGGGTAGTAAACCACATTTGGCTTTTGTTGTTGCGGAGCCATTAGAGCGTGGGTTT encodes the following:
- the rpsS gene encoding 30S ribosomal protein S19 — translated: MSRSIWKGPFVDGYLLKKADTVKNSGRHDVIKMWSRRSTILPQFVGLTFAVYNGIKHIPVSVTEEMVGHKFGEFSPTRTYYGHGADKKAKRK
- the rplV gene encoding 50S ribosomal protein L22, whose protein sequence is MSKSKTPRYLKDDEAKAVTKSIRVSPQKLQLVAAMIRNKNVAVALAELQFSRKRIALTVKKTLESAISNAENNHNLDIDRLVVKESYVGKAMVMKRFHVRGRGRASRIEKPFSHLTIIVKQMPDTEEAA
- the rpsC gene encoding 30S ribosomal protein S3; this translates as MGQKINPIGLRLGINRTWDSKWYADSGDFGNLLHNDLKIRSLINKEIKQAGISKIFIERPHRKCRITIYCARPGLLIGKKGAEIEKLRRRIALVANSEVSLNIVEVRKPEIDANSIASSIAQQLERRVAFRRAMKRAVQAAMRLGAEGIRINCSGRLGGAEIARMEWYREGRVPLHTLRADIDYGTAEALTAYGICGVKVWVFKGEILEHDVMAAERRFLDGDSLNKTAGRRHENA
- the rplP gene encoding 50S ribosomal protein L16, whose translation is MLQPKRTKFRKQFKGRIHGVSKGGVELNFGTYGIKALEPERVTARQIEAARRAITRYMKRAGRVWIRIFPDLPVTAKPTEVRMGKGKGSVDYWAMRVAPGRILFELDGVSEEIAREAFRLGAAKLPVKTRFVQRIID
- the rpmC gene encoding 50S ribosomal protein L29 — protein: MKLSELKLQSLDQLREELSKLKKEQFNLRFQQAAGQVEKTSDIKKVRRQIARVRTIVCQKAK
- the rpsQ gene encoding 30S ribosomal protein S17, encoding MPKRVLQGVVSSNKGDKTVVVKVERRFSHPLLKKTVSQTKKYKAHDEHNAFNIGDQVSIQESRPISKDKCWIVLANNS
- the rplN gene encoding 50S ribosomal protein L14, with translation MIQMQTNLDVADNSGARRVMCIKVLGGSKRKFASVGDIIVVSVKEAIPRARVKKGDVMKAVVVRTAKDIRRADGSVIRFDNNAAVLVDNKKEPIGTRIFGPVPRELRGKGHMKIVSLAPEVL
- the rplX gene encoding 50S ribosomal protein L24, whose protein sequence is MQKIKKGDKVVVLSGKDKGRSGIVLEVHIRDNCVVVENINIVKRHQKQNQKQEGGIISKEAPIHLSNVAILDVTTGRPTRIGFIIEDGKKLRVSKRSGEKIDG
- the rplE gene encoding 50S ribosomal protein L5, which gives rise to MAEYTHEARLKKYYKDVVSKQLLEQFSYINELQIPRISKIVLNMGVGEAVGDSKKPTTAAADLSLIAGQKAVVTRAKNSIAGFKVRENMPLGAKVTLRKNHMYEFIDRLINIALPRVRDFRGLNPKSFDGRGNFAFGLKEHIVFPEINYDKVDQIWGMDIIVCTTAKTDNEARELLKAFNFPFRITQKGK
- the rpsN gene encoding 30S ribosomal protein S14 gives rise to the protein MAKVSSVQKNNRRKELVKSNFNRRKRLKDLVMNQSLPLEERFKATIKLAEMPRNSAKNRIRNRCEVSGRPRAYYRKLKMSRIALRELGSLGYIPGIVKSSW
- the rpsH gene encoding 30S ribosomal protein S8 translates to MSISDPIGDMLTRIRNAVARRKEKIETPASTLRLRVLQVLKAEGYLKDFSKIAYENGKSKIQIELKYYDGQPVIRKLSRISKPGRRVYVSVDSIPQISNGLGVAILSTPRGVMADHEAKEKNVGGELLCQIF
- the rplF gene encoding 50S ribosomal protein L6, with the protein product MSRIGKKPISLPSGVTAEVSGQKVTIKGPKGQLVFVANDEIMLKSVDNFISVEPRDQTKSARAKWGLSRSMIENLVKGVTTGFEKKLEINGVGYRAAMKGADVQLSLGFSHDVLYKVPSGVTVVVPKPTEIIVSGIDKQQVGQVAAEIREYRSPEPYKGKGIKYVDERVVRKEGKKK
- the rplR gene encoding 50S ribosomal protein L18, whose product is MSSSKKMIHRRAARVRRKLKAVSADRFRLSVYRSNLNIYAQIIDDSKGLTLVSASSLDSILKNEFKNGGNVNAAIAVGKLLAERAIKQDISKLVFDRGAYLYHGRVKALADAAREGGLAF
- the rpsE gene encoding 30S ribosomal protein S5, which gives rise to MAPKERNNDENRTNAFVERLVHINRVAKVVKGGRRFGFAALVVVGDQKGRVGFGHGKAREVSEAVRKATDAAKRVLIRVPLNAGRTLHHDIEGRHGAGKVLLRSASVGTGIIAGGPMRAVFEAVGVQDVVAKSLGSSNPYNMVRATFDALQKQIHPRTIAAQRDLKYATLQARRGRVNVSE
- the rpmD gene encoding 50S ribosomal protein L30 → MVKKAPSSKGLTVRQIGSPIRRSSNQRSTLIGLGLNKLNRVRILEDSPSIRGMIAKVKHLVCLES
- the rplO gene encoding 50S ribosomal protein L15, with translation MKLNELRDCEGAITVSKRVGRGIGSGKGKTAGRGVKGQKSRSGVAINGFEGGQMPIYRRLPKRGFNNIFAKEFNIISLGRIQAAIDSNKIDSSQVITQDLLKQAGLISKLKQGVKLLADGELKTKLTFEVFSVSKVALKKVEKIGGVVKILKLAPSA
- the secY gene encoding preprotein translocase subunit SecY, coding for MASAVEQLASNLDFKAFSKATELKQRILFTLVVLLVFRLGTYVPLPGINTDALKMMMAQHASGMLGMFNMFAGGAVGRMAVFALGVMPYISASIIVQLLVTAVPALESLKNEGEAGRRTIAQYTRYGALVLAIFQSYAITLALESGMGTNYHLVIEPGWGFRFIAMVTLIGGTMLLIWLGEQITSRGIGNGASLIIFSGIVAQLPSAFFSLLSANRYGNLSSFAVVGIILLVFAVVFAVVFAERAQRRLLIQYPKRQMGNRIFQGESSHLPLKLNTAGVIPPIFASSLLMLPATLTNFSSHMPHWIQGLAYNFGRGQPLYMISFAFLVIFFSFFYTSIVFNPVDTAEQLKKQSGFIPGYRPGARTAEYIDYVLTRITVIGSVYIVAICLLPEVIRMLVPVIPFQLGGTSLLIVVSVTLDTVAQIQGYLMTHQYEALIKKSKLRKGKNR
- a CDS encoding adenylate kinase; its protein translation is MRNFVFLGPPGAGKGTQAKIFCNKYHLKHLSTGDMLREAVNQETEIGIIVKSLMAAGELVDDETVNSLVEEAIKSLPEYQGFILDGYPRTVEQAIVLNSILLTYNKPIDKVIGFTVNDTILLKRVKARAKAASQRGKSVRSDDNPETFVKRLAEYREKTKPLLDFYDNINILEKIDAMEKIDIVSAQINNILFTN
- the rpsM gene encoding 30S ribosomal protein S13, whose product is MARIAGVNIPSGKRVVIALQYIHGIGPKFAQKIVNEVGLSLDKRVNGLSDSEILRIREIIDRDYKVEGDLRREVAMNIKRLMDLGCYRGLRHRRSLPVRGQRTHTNARTRKGPAKAIAGKKK
- the rpsK gene encoding 30S ribosomal protein S11, which encodes MAKESSRIKRRERKNISTGVVHINSTFNNTMITITDVQGNTIAWSSAGAHGFKGSRKSTPFAAQVASEDCAKKAQEHGLRTVEVEIAGPGSGRESALRALQSVGLVVTSIRDVTPIAHNGCRPPKRRRV